Proteins co-encoded in one Ananas comosus cultivar F153 linkage group 15, ASM154086v1, whole genome shotgun sequence genomic window:
- the LOC109721771 gene encoding putative yippee-like protein Os10g0369500 isoform X2, whose translation MGLLFVESLPGPKVFKCIFCKVDSASLDAIVSKDFNGRVNVCLGPNEDRHLLTGLHTVNDIYCSSCHQLLGWRYEKAYDETQKYKEGKYILERARMVKEGW comes from the exons ATGGGTTTGCTGTTCGTGGAGTCTCTCCCGGGGCCGAAGGTGTTCAAATGCATATTCTGCAAGGTCGATTCAGCGTCGCTCGACGCCATCGTCTCCAAGGACTTCAATGGACG GGTAAATGTTTGCTTGGGCCCGAATGAGGATAGGCACCTCTTGACGGGATTGCACACGGTGAATGATATCTACTGCAGCTCCTGCCACCAATTACTTGGCTGGAGATAT GAGAAAGCTTACGACGAAACCCAGAAATACAAGGAGGGCAAGTACATTTTAGAGAGAGCTAGGATGGTAAAAGAAGGCTGGTGA
- the LOC109721566 gene encoding pentatricopeptide repeat-containing protein At5g64320, mitochondrial produces the protein MLKRSPFSPLPTKTLSPLPILHASLSSSSSSSSMAPENAWEKLLKPFDLDQLRSSLNPLTPRRLRKLLDLPLDPSISMQIFNWVVSSQKGFSHSADLYFALVKKLGDAGEFAAAVDLLRRSREHGVILREPLFIVLISCYGRAGLPGAAAQVLDEMPHSFRCQPTFRSYNVALDILVDAKCYKDAVALFHRMLRRGVSPTTFTFSVAMKALCYANEVDSARSLLRIMARHGCVPDSVVYQMLIHALCKESRVREALELLEEMFVMGCSPDVNTLNDLIHGLCKIGHVRDAAKLHDRMLLKRWCAPNALTYGFLLHGLCRKGRVDEARDLLLCRVSDLNVVLFNTVINGYLREGRFGEAKTLYESMVSSGCNPDVYTYSIMIDGLCREGRLGSAMQLLREMEARGCTPNVVTYTILLHSFCKNGLWEDGNAIVKEMSSKGLSLNSVGYNCLIYALCKEHKIHEGMELLEEMKRRGCKPDICTFNSLIYQLCKDDRMDEALHLYQNLLLEGLVANSITYNTLIHALLQKGRWQEALKLANEMVLHGCPLDVMTYNGLIKALCSDGDVDKSLGLLEEMMKRGIQPSNVSYNVLIDGLCKKRRVHDALELLKEMINQGFKPDTVTYNSLINGLCKMGWMRAALNLLEKLHNEGVVPDIITYNILISWHCKSNMFDEAHMLLQRAVNGRIVPNKRTWNIMVQNCITEPLNVAPEPAKELEIVAV, from the coding sequence ATGCTAAAAAGATCGCCTTTTTCACCTCTCCCCACCAAAACGCTCTCTCCACTCCCCATTCTCCAtgcttctctctcctcctcctcctcctcctcgtccatGGCGCCCGAGAACGCGTGGGAGAAGCTCCTCAAACCCTTCGACCTCGACCAACTCCGCAGCTCCCTCAACCCCCTCACCCCACGCCGGCTCCGCAAGCTCCTCGACCTCCCCCTCGATCCCTCCATCTCCATGCAAATCTTCAACTGGGTGGTCTCCTCCCAGAAGGGCTTCTCCCACTCCGCCGACCTATACTTCGCCCTCGTCAAGAAGCTCGGCGACGCCGGGGAGTTCGCCGCCGCAGtcgacctcctccgccgctcccgGGAGCACGGCGTCATCCTCCGAGAACCCCTGTTCATCGTCCTCATAAGCTGCTACGGGCGCGCCGGGCTCCCGGGCGCCGCAGCCCAGGTGCTCGACGAAATGCCCCACTCGTTCCGGTGCCAGCCCACGTTCCGGTCGTACAACGTCGCGTTGGATATTTTGGTCGACGCGAAGTGCTACAAGGACGCGGTGGCTCTCTTCCACCGGATGCTCCGGCGAGGGGTCTCGCCGACCACGTTCACCTTCTCCGTCGCGATGAAGGCCCTGTGCTACGCCAACGAGGTGGACTCCGCGCGGTCGCTCCTTAGGATCATGGCGAGGCACGGGTGCGTGCCCGACTCCGTCGTTTATCAAATGCTGATACACGCACTCTGCAAGGAGAGCAGGGTTCGCGAGGCGCTGGAGCTTCTGGAGGAGATGTTTGTCATGGGCTGTTCCCCCGATGTTAACACCCTAAACGATTTGATCCACGGGCTTTGTAAGATCGGCCATGTGCGCGACGCCGCGAAGTTGCACGATCGAATGCTTCTCAAGAGGTGGTGCGCTCCGAATGCGCTGACATATGGATTTCTACTGCATGGCTTGTGTAGGAAGGGTCGAGTGGACGAAGCAAGAGATCTACTGTTATGCAGAGTGTCCGACTTGAATGTGGTTTTGTTCAACACAGTGATTAACGGGTATTTGCGTGAGGGGAGGTTCGGAGAAGCGAAAACTCTTTACGAGTCTATGGTCTCGAGCGGATGCAATCCTGATGTTTACACATACAGCATCATGATCGACGGGCTCTGCAGGGAAGGAAGATTAGGATCGGCTATGCAATTACTTAGAGAGATGGAGGCGAGGGGTTGCACGCCGAATGTCGTCACTTACACTATTTTACTCCATAGTTTTTGCAAGAATGGTTTGTGGGAGGACGGTAACGCAATTGTAAAGGAAATGTCTTCGAAAGGTTTGAGTCTAAACTCTGTCGGGTACAATTGTTTGATATATGCTCTGTGCAAGGAGCATAAAATCCATGAGGGAATGGAGCTTCTTGAAGAGATGAAGAGACGAGGGTGCAAGCCTGATATATGCACGTTCAATTCCCTAATATATCAGTTGTGCAAAGACGATCGAATGGATGAAGCACTTCATCTATATCAGAATTTACTATTGGAAGGCTTAGTTGCTAATAGTATAACTTATAATACTCTTATTCACGCCCTGTTACAGAAGGGTAGGTGGCAAGAAGCTCTAAAACTTGCTAATGAGATGGTGCTTCACGGTTGCCCGCTCGATGTTATGACCTACAATGGGCTAATAAAAGCACTTTGCAGCGATGGGGATGTCGATAAGAGCTTGGGACTACTTGAGGAGATGATGAAAAGGGGTATTCAACCAAGTAATGTTTCATATAACGTTCTAATTGATGGGCTATGCAAGAAAAGAAGAGTGCACGATGCGCTAGAACTCTTAAAAGAAATGATCAATCAAGGGTTTAAACCTGATACGGTTACTTACAATAGTCTAATAAATGGCTTGTGTAAGATGGGGTGGATGCGTGCAGCTCTGAACCTCTTAGAGAAGCTGCATAATGAGGGAGTAGTTCCGGACATTATCACGTACAATATTCTCATCAGCTGGCACTGCAAGTCAAATATGTTTGATGAGGCCCATATGCTTCTACAAAGAGCAGTAAATGGTCGAATAGTGCCCAACAAACGCACCTGGAATATAATGGTGCAGAATTGTATTACAGAACCACTCAATGTTGCACCAGAGCCCGCAAAGGAGTTAGAAATAGTTGCTGTATGA
- the LOC109721301 gene encoding FRIGIDA-like protein 1 gives MATPEIKAAMGAIPAKKEELRKAFAALESFSSTLSFFTFKWKDLEDHFASIERSITDRLKELEARSAAAAAAAAAASSAAPLVSAAPATASAPSAAAAAAAAAAIVTEYKGGDHFPQLKSLCAAMDAKGFLSYIFENRSDMPEIRKDLDAALLSAPDPAKLVLDALHVSDSAKSAKSDAENDGAVEPARRTCLSLLERLQVLAPEIKPLVREEAKKVAVEWKSKIAAAGGENQAVVMRFLQLLASFRLAKEFDVGEVLDLVVSMSRKKRTADIFKGLGLEESMPDFIRKMSNKGRQVEVIKFVRALNLMDKYPPVTLLKSYLKECRKEAQEIRKKGNNSLKAQNGAISKDILALKEVVKAIEEYSLESEYPSANLAKRIMQLEEQKAGKKRAAPAAAFPLSSNAQNLQQQQSNKRPRPRPLNAVPHAAAAAPSEYRPPVIASQPQLVSTDQSHYLGLVGSYGMASSRYAFDVAGPSLSGNAPYGADGGHSARPLPYPAEPLMGPRLYDRSGAYAPYSLSGATMPYAPSYR, from the exons ATGGCGACGCCTGAGATCAAGGCAGCCATGGGAGCCATCCCCGCGAAGAAGGAGGAGCTTCGCAAGGCCTTCGCGGCCCTCGAATCCTTCTCCTCCACCCTCTCCTTCTTCACTTTCAAGTGGAAGGACCTCGAGGACCACTTCGCCTCGATCGAGCGGTCCATTACCGATCGCCTTAAGGAGCTCGAAGCGagatccgccgccgccgccgccgccgccgccgccgcctcatCAGCGGCGCCGCTTGTTTCGGCGGCTCCGGCGACCGCTTCGGCCCcttctgccgccgccgccgccgccgccgccgccgccattgtGACCGAATACAAGGGTGGTGATCACTTCCCCCAACTCAAATCCCTTTGCGCCGCAATGGACGCAAAGGGATTCCTTTCGTACATTTTTGAGAATCGGAGTGACATGCCGGAGATCCGGAAGGATCTCGATGCGGCTCTCCTATCTGCGCCAGATCCAGCTAAGCTGGTTCTCGACGCTTTGCACGTCTCCGACAGTGCGAAATCTGCGAAATCGGACGCGGAGAATGACGGGGCTGTCGAGCCGGCGCGGCGAACCTGTCTTAGTCTCTTGGAGCGCCTCCAAGTTTTGGCCCCTGAGATCAAGCCTTTGGTTAGGGAAGAAGCAAAGAAGGTGGCGGTGGAGTGGAAGAGTAAGATCGCCGCCGCAGGTGGGGAGAACCAAGCCGTGGTTATGCGCTTTTTGCAGCTCTTGGCTTCTTTTAGGTTGGCAAAGGAATTCGATGTGGGTGAGGTGTTGGATCTTGTTGTTTCTATGTCTCGGAAGAAGAGAACTGCCGACATCTTCAAGGGTCTTGGCCTTGAGGAAAGCATGCCCG ATTTCATCCGGAAAATGAGCAATAAGGGCAGACAAGTTgaagttattaaatttgttcGTGCTCTTAATTTAATGGACAAATATCCTCCAGTGACCCTGTTGAAAAGTTACTTGAAGGAGTGCAGAAAAGAGGCTCAGGAAATCCGTAAGAAAGGAAACAATTCGCTTAAGGCTCAG AATGGGGCAATTTCCAAAGATATACTTGCTCTTAAAGAGGTGGTTAAGGCCATCGAAGAGTACAGCCTAGAATCGGAATATCCGAGTGCGAATCTTGCGAAGCGGATAATGCAGTTGGAGGAGCAAAAGGCGGGTAAGAAGCGAGCTGCACCAGCTGCTGCTTTCCCCTTGAGCTCGAATGCTCAGAatctgcagcagcagcagtcaAATAAGCGGCCTCGACCTCGGCCATTGAATGCTGTTccgcatgctgctgctgctgctccttctGAGTATAGACCCCCAGTAATTGCGAGTCAGCCTCAGTTGGTTTCGACTGATCAATCTCATTATCTGGGTTTGGTCGGGTCTTATGGGATGGCTTCAAGTAGATATGCTTTTGATGTTGCGGGTCCGAGTCTTTCTGGTAATGCTCCTTACGGAGCAGATGGAGGCCACTCTGCAAGGCCACTACCCTACCCTGCTGAGCCCCTCATGGGCCCTCGGCTTTATGATAGGTCGGGGGCTTATGCCCCTTACTCACTCTCTGGTGCGACAATGCCTTATGCACCATCTTACCGGTAG
- the LOC109721771 gene encoding putative yippee-like protein Os10g0369500 isoform X1: MGLLFVESLPGPKVFKCIFCKVDSASLDAIVSKDFNGRYGRAYLFKNVVNVCLGPNEDRHLLTGLHTVNDIYCSSCHQLLGWRYEKAYDETQKYKEGKYILERARMVKEGW, translated from the exons ATGGGTTTGCTGTTCGTGGAGTCTCTCCCGGGGCCGAAGGTGTTCAAATGCATATTCTGCAAGGTCGATTCAGCGTCGCTCGACGCCATCGTCTCCAAGGACTTCAATGGACGGTACGGCCGCGCCTACCTCTTCAAGAATGT GGTAAATGTTTGCTTGGGCCCGAATGAGGATAGGCACCTCTTGACGGGATTGCACACGGTGAATGATATCTACTGCAGCTCCTGCCACCAATTACTTGGCTGGAGATAT GAGAAAGCTTACGACGAAACCCAGAAATACAAGGAGGGCAAGTACATTTTAGAGAGAGCTAGGATGGTAAAAGAAGGCTGGTGA